One Perognathus longimembris pacificus isolate PPM17 chromosome 2, ASM2315922v1, whole genome shotgun sequence DNA segment encodes these proteins:
- the Slc35b4 gene encoding UDP-xylose and UDP-N-acetylglucosamine transporter produces the protein MRPVFAVGLVFAGCCSNVVFLELLVRKHPGCGNIVTFAQFLFIAIEGFLFEADLGRKPPAIPIRYYAIMVTMFFTVSVVNNYALNLNIAMPLHMIFRSGSLIASMILGIIILKKRYSIFKYTSIALVSTGIFICTFMSAKQVTSQSTLSENDGFQAFAWWLLGIGALTFALLMSARMGIFQETLYKQFGKHSKEALFYNHALPLPGFIFLASDIYDHAVLFNKSALYQVPVIGVTMPIMWFYLLMNVITQYVCIRGVFILTTECASLTVTLVVTLRKFVSLMISIWYFQNPFTPWHWLGTSFVFCGTLLYTEVWNNLGTPKSKPQKDDKKN, from the exons GAAGCATCCAGGATGTGGGAACATCGTGACGTTTGCACAATTCTTATTTATTGCTATAGAAGGATTTCTCTTTGAAGCCGACTTGGGAAGGAAGCCTCCAGCCATCCCAATAAG GTACTACGCCATCATGGTGACCATGTTCTTCACGGTCAGTGTGGTGAACAACTATGCCCTCAATCTCAACATCGCCATGCCCCTgcacatgatcttcagatcc GGTTCTCTAATTGCTAGCATGATTCTGGGAATTATCATTTTGAAGAAAAG ataCAGCATATTCAAGTACACCTCCATTGCACTGGTGTCCACAGGGATATTTATCTGCACCTTCATGTCAGCAAAGCAAGTG ACTTCCCAGTCCACCTTGAGTGAGAACGATGGGTTCCAGGCATTTGCATGGTGGTTACTAG GTATTGGGGCATTGACTTTTGCTCTGCTGATGTCAGCAAGGATGGGTATATTCCAAGAGACACTATACAAACAATTTGGGAAACACTCCAAGGAGGCTTTATTTTACAAT CACGCCCTTCCACTTCCTGGTTTTATCTTCTTGGCTTCTGATATTTATGACCATGCAGTTCTGTTCAACAAGTCTG CGTTATATCAAGTTCCGGTCATCGGTGTGACGATGCCCATCATGTGGTTCTACCTCCTCATGAATGTCATCACTCA GTACGTGTGCATCCGGGGTGTGTTCATCCTCACAACAGAATGTGCCTCCCTCACCGTCACGCTGGTTGTGACTTTGCGCAAGTTTGTGAGCCTCATGATTTCCATCTGGTACTTCCAGAATCCCTTCACGCCGTGGCACTGGCTGGGCACCTCATTTGTCTTCTGCGGGACCTTACTCTACACAGAAGTGTGGAACAACTTGGGGACCCCAAAAAGTAAGCCACAGAAGGATGACAAGAAGAACTGA